GAAAAATTAAATCTCTACAAAAAAGGGTCAATCTAATCGATTGACCCTTTTTTTTATTAAACTGCTCTGGAATATATATTGAGTCTGCCATTGTTTAAAATACTATTGAAGATTTTAAAATAATCATTTCTGGAACAGTCATAAACATTTATTCCTATACTGCTGTTATCGTAAGGTTCGTATTTTTTTAAATTAGAAACCGAAAACAATCCAACTGTTGGAGTCTGAGCCGAACTTGCTAAATGCATAATACCACTATCGGCACCAATAAACAATTCTGTATTTGCAATCAACGCTCCAATTTCTCTGATATTTTTACTGTAAAACGATGGAGCCTGAAAGCCAATCTGAGAAACGTTTTCGACAGGTAGAACCTCTATAATATTGTAGTCTTTATATTTCCTTTTCAGATCTTTATAAAAAACTTCCCACCAATTTTCTTCAAGGCATTTTGCTCCTGTAGCATAAGTAAAAATACAGATTGTTTTTTTAGAATTAGGAACCAGTTGATCAAGTGCTTTTTTGCCTTCCGTTAATTCAAATGAATTTAATTTCAGGTCTACAGGAGCAATTATTCGGTTACTTTTTTCTATTCCTAATGTCGTAAGATAATTTCGGAAGTTATAAACCGGATATTTTGCGATATGCTCATAATCAGGTTTAAGATCAATTTGACTGTCGGGAAAATCTCCAAAGAATTTATATTTAGCATTTGCCACCTTAACAGCTAATCTTCCTGATGAAGAATTCTGATCAACATTTATTGCAAGATCATATTTTCCGTTTTTGATCACAAACCATACTTTGATATACTCGAGTAAGCTTTTAAAAGGCTTTTTAGGCAAATCTATTATCTTTTCGACATTCTCATAGTTCTCAAAAATAATTGGAGCTAATGTTCCCTTAACAAACAAATCGACTTTACAATTTGGAAACGTTGAAGTTATTTCCTGAAGCAAAGGAGTTATCAGTAAAAGGTTTCCTAATCTCCCGTTTGGTCTGCATACCAAAACTCTTTTGATTTCTGATTTGTTGAGCAAAACAATATTCTGGTCAACTTTTGACTTACCTATATTCCTCGTCAGTAAGTTCATTACTGATCTTCTAAAGGAATTAATTTTACGTGAAACATTCATCTTATAAATAATTTACAGATTAAAATTTTTCCTTTATTTAAGAGAAAAACCGTTCTAAAAGAACTGGAACTAAACTAGTTAATCCCATTTTTTAAAACTAAAATATTTCAATAAGTAATTATTACAAAATTGTAATCAAATGTTTCAACATCTACATACAAATGCAATTTACTTATGTAATAAAATTAATCAAATTATTTATAATCAACAAATTATCAAGTAATTACAAAAATAATAAGTCAAAAAAAGCTTTATACATTTATCGCCACAACATAACCCTCTGAGCCACGTATGTTGAAAACAGTACCGTTTTCGAAGATTAGATACTGCCCTTTAATCCCTTTCAGTTTCCCCGAAAAAGAAGGTGTCTTATCCAGATTTAAACTCGAAATTTTTGCAGGATAACTCAAAACAGGATATTTTAATTCATAAACATCGTTTTTCTGACTGTAAAAATAATCTTTAACTTCTGCAGGAATCAAGCTTTCTACTTTTGCTTTTTCGGCAATTAAATCAAAATCTGTACTAGTATGTTGCAGCATTTTTCGCCAGTTTGTTTTGTCTGTAAAATGATCTTTTAAGGCCACCTCAGTGATTCCGGCCAAATATCTGTTTGGAACTTCAACAATAGAAATTGCCTGATCTGCTCCCTGATCGATCCAACGAGTTGGTACTTGTGTTTTGCGGGTTACCCCTACTTTTA
The sequence above is drawn from the Flavobacterium sp. N2038 genome and encodes:
- a CDS encoding glycosyltransferase family 9 protein translates to MNLLTRNIGKSKVDQNIVLLNKSEIKRVLVCRPNGRLGNLLLITPLLQEITSTFPNCKVDLFVKGTLAPIIFENYENVEKIIDLPKKPFKSLLEYIKVWFVIKNGKYDLAINVDQNSSSGRLAVKVANAKYKFFGDFPDSQIDLKPDYEHIAKYPVYNFRNYLTTLGIEKSNRIIAPVDLKLNSFELTEGKKALDQLVPNSKKTICIFTYATGAKCLEENWWEVFYKDLKRKYKDYNIIEVLPVENVSQIGFQAPSFYSKNIREIGALIANTELFIGADSGIMHLASSAQTPTVGLFSVSNLKKYEPYDNSSIGINVYDCSRNDYFKIFNSILNNGRLNIYSRAV
- a CDS encoding DUF2797 domain-containing protein, whose amino-acid sequence is MQYQGVLTKMQTELGDPIQYYLVFEDSFLSMNQLLDKEIEINFVGYQCLNCNKKKKIYRQGFCYECFYSSAAVGDWIMRPELSTAHLGIADRDLEYEQKVQLQPHIVYLAISSEVKVGVTRKTQVPTRWIDQGADQAISIVEVPNRYLAGITEVALKDHFTDKTNWRKMLQHTSTDFDLIAEKAKVESLIPAEVKDYFYSQKNDVYELKYPVLSYPAKISSLNLDKTPSFSGKLKGIKGQYLIFENGTVFNIRGSEGYVVAINV